The Nisaea sediminum genome window below encodes:
- a CDS encoding DUF1489 family protein, translated as MPLNLIKLCVGIETVEELEQYRAEQRARAESTGTEPCSTHRTRSFPRRADEILEGGSLYWVIKGQVRARQRILRLEEIESEDGRPRCGIVMDLDVVRVVPRRHRAFQGWRYLDEADAPQDLYDSGGGVDGDMPSEMQEELRRLGIL; from the coding sequence ATGCCGCTCAACCTGATCAAGCTCTGCGTCGGGATCGAAACCGTGGAAGAACTCGAGCAGTACCGCGCCGAACAGCGCGCCCGGGCCGAGTCGACGGGAACGGAGCCCTGCAGCACGCACCGCACGCGGTCCTTTCCGCGCCGGGCGGACGAGATTCTCGAAGGCGGGTCGCTTTACTGGGTGATCAAGGGGCAGGTGCGGGCACGTCAGCGAATCCTCCGGCTGGAGGAAATCGAGAGCGAGGACGGACGGCCGCGCTGCGGCATCGTAATGGATCTGGATGTCGTCCGCGTCGTCCCCCGCCGGCACCGCGCCTTCCAGGGCTGGCGCTACCTCGACGAGGCGGACGCGCCGCAGGATCTTTACGATTCGGGTGGCGGCGTCGACGGCGACATGCCGTCCGAGATGCAGGAGGAACTGCGCCGCCTCGGAATTCTCTGA
- a CDS encoding SLC13 family permease — protein MPSFQPRHLILLPVLALSAWLAFLPPAGMPPGAAPSGALVVLCIGLWATGAIAEHLVAMLLFFLAMVFSIAPAPTVFSGFASGAFWLVFGGLIIGAAVDVTGLGKRLARAITARISGGYGAVIAGIVTVSVVLIFLMPSTLSRIVLLMPIVLALAERLGYADGTKGRHGMVLAMILTSYLCSVGVLPANVPNNVLVGAAETSHGVVIRYFDYLLLHFPVLGGVKAVIIAFFLTWMFGEEAKPKAEETSETGPTWAGMSLPEKKMALYLAVALVLWATDAVHGISPAWISLGAGLLCLLPVTGLVSADVYRQKISLNPLIYIAGILAVGALVAQSGLGTWVGAQLIAAEGLQPGNPAEAFAVIAGLGTFLGMISTMPAVPAVLAPLAGDLSEASGFPLFHVMNLIVVGFSTVIMPYQVPPFVIGMQLGNVPLAAGARSCLALALLSVLVILPLDFAWWWLLGMFD, from the coding sequence ATGCCGAGTTTCCAGCCCCGCCACCTGATCCTGTTGCCGGTCCTGGCGCTCAGCGCCTGGCTTGCCTTCCTCCCGCCGGCGGGCATGCCTCCGGGCGCGGCTCCGTCCGGCGCCCTTGTGGTGCTCTGCATCGGCCTCTGGGCGACGGGCGCGATCGCCGAGCACCTGGTGGCGATGCTGCTCTTCTTCCTCGCCATGGTCTTCTCCATCGCACCGGCGCCGACGGTGTTTTCCGGCTTCGCCTCCGGCGCCTTCTGGCTCGTCTTCGGCGGCCTGATCATCGGCGCCGCGGTCGACGTCACCGGGCTCGGCAAGCGATTGGCGCGGGCGATCACGGCACGGATCTCCGGCGGCTACGGCGCGGTGATCGCGGGCATCGTCACGGTCTCGGTGGTGCTGATCTTCCTGATGCCGTCGACGCTGTCGCGCATCGTGCTGCTGATGCCGATCGTCCTCGCGCTCGCCGAGCGGCTCGGATATGCGGATGGCACGAAAGGTCGGCACGGTATGGTGCTGGCGATGATTCTCACCTCCTATCTCTGCTCCGTCGGCGTGCTACCGGCGAACGTTCCGAACAACGTGCTGGTCGGCGCCGCCGAGACCTCCCACGGCGTGGTGATCCGCTATTTCGACTATCTGCTGCTGCACTTCCCGGTGCTGGGCGGGGTGAAGGCGGTGATCATCGCCTTCTTCCTCACCTGGATGTTCGGCGAGGAGGCGAAACCGAAGGCCGAGGAGACAAGCGAGACGGGACCTACCTGGGCTGGCATGAGCCTGCCCGAGAAGAAGATGGCGCTTTACCTCGCCGTCGCGCTGGTGCTCTGGGCGACGGATGCGGTACACGGCATTTCGCCGGCCTGGATCTCCCTCGGTGCCGGACTGCTCTGCCTTCTGCCGGTGACGGGATTGGTCTCGGCGGATGTCTACCGGCAGAAGATCTCGCTCAATCCGCTGATCTATATCGCCGGCATTCTTGCCGTCGGGGCGCTGGTCGCGCAGTCCGGTCTCGGAACCTGGGTCGGCGCGCAGCTGATCGCGGCCGAAGGGCTGCAACCGGGCAATCCGGCCGAAGCCTTCGCGGTAATCGCCGGGCTTGGCACATTTCTCGGCATGATCTCGACCATGCCGGCGGTGCCGGCCGTTCTGGCCCCGCTGGCAGGCGACCTTTCCGAGGCGAGCGGCTTTCCGCTCTTCCATGTGATGAATCTGATCGTGGTCGGCTTCTCGACCGTGATCATGCCCTATCAGGTCCCGCCTTTCGTGATCGGCATGCAGCTCGGCAACGTTCCGCTGGCGGCGGGCGCGCGGTCCTGCCTCGCGCTGGCGCTGCTGTCCGTGCTCGTCATCCTGCCGCTGGATTTCGCCTGGTGGTGGCTGCTCGGCATGTTCGACTAG
- a CDS encoding SDR family oxidoreductase — protein MPTVLITGANRGIGLELARAYAADGWDVIGTCRQPDAASELKAVGGVEIHALDVTDAASVAALGKTLQGRKIDLLLNNAGVNYRGGTLAEIDYDNWAKTMDANVFGPMRVCDVLMENVLASERKQMGFISSKMGSIAECKGGSYMYRSSKTALNMAVKCLSMEFGAKGLVAVMFHPGHVRTDMGGPSAPVLPTESAAGIKSVLDGATASDNGCFYNYDGTALLW, from the coding sequence ATGCCGACAGTTCTGATCACGGGTGCCAACCGGGGTATCGGCCTCGAGCTTGCCCGGGCTTATGCGGCGGATGGCTGGGACGTCATCGGCACCTGCCGCCAACCTGACGCGGCCTCCGAGCTGAAAGCCGTCGGCGGGGTCGAGATCCATGCGCTCGACGTGACTGACGCCGCGAGCGTCGCGGCGCTGGGGAAGACGCTTCAGGGCCGCAAGATCGACCTTCTGCTGAACAATGCCGGCGTCAACTACCGGGGCGGAACCCTGGCGGAGATCGATTACGACAATTGGGCGAAGACGATGGACGCGAATGTCTTCGGCCCGATGCGGGTATGTGACGTCCTGATGGAAAACGTGCTGGCGAGCGAGCGCAAGCAGATGGGTTTCATCAGCTCGAAAATGGGCTCCATCGCCGAATGCAAGGGCGGCTCGTACATGTACCGCTCCTCCAAGACGGCGCTGAACATGGCCGTCAAATGCCTCTCGATGGAATTCGGCGCGAAGGGCCTGGTCGCCGTGATGTTCCATCCGGGCCATGTCCGCACCGACATGGGCGGTCCGTCGGCGCCGGTTCTTCCGACCGAGAGCGCGGCCGGAATCAAATCCGTACTCGACGGAGCGACGGCCTCGGATAACGGGTGTTTCTACAATTACGACGGGACCGCGCTGCTGTGGTGA
- a CDS encoding carboxyl transferase domain-containing protein — protein MTVLTSALSSRDETFRRNADHMRALVADLQAQIAVAKEGGGASSRERHVARGKLLPRERIRTLLDPGAPWLELSQLAAHGMYSGDIASAGILTGIGRVMGQEVMIIANDATVKGGTYFPMTVKKHLRAQEIAWQNRLPCIYLVDSGGAFLPAQDEVFPDRDHFGRIFYNQANMSADGIPQIAVVMGSCTAGGAYVPAMSDESIIVKEQGTIFLGGPPLVKAATGEVVSAEDLGGADVHSRISGVTDHIANDDTHALGIARRIVGNLNRVKNPNIAVREPVEPLYDAEEIYGVVSEDSRKPFDVREIIARIVDGSEFDEFKPLYGTTLVTGFAHLWGYPVGIVANNGILFSESSLKGAHFVELCCQRGIPLVFLQNITGFMVGRKYESGGIAKDGAKLVTAVASARVPKFTVIIGGSFGAGNYGMCGRAYSPRMLYMWPNARISVMGGEQAANVLAQVRRDGLEAKGESWPEAEEEAFKAPIREQYETQGHPYYASARLWDDGIIDPADTRTVLGLSISASLNREIEPTKFGIFRM, from the coding sequence ATGACCGTTCTCACTTCGGCGCTCAGCAGCCGTGACGAAACTTTCCGTCGCAACGCGGACCACATGCGCGCGCTGGTCGCCGACCTGCAGGCGCAGATCGCGGTCGCCAAGGAAGGCGGCGGCGCGTCCAGCCGTGAGCGTCACGTCGCGCGCGGCAAGCTGTTGCCACGCGAACGGATCCGCACGCTGCTCGATCCGGGCGCACCCTGGCTCGAGCTTTCCCAACTCGCGGCGCACGGCATGTATTCCGGAGACATCGCGTCGGCGGGGATCCTGACCGGTATCGGCCGGGTCATGGGGCAGGAGGTGATGATCATCGCCAACGATGCGACGGTGAAGGGCGGCACCTATTTCCCGATGACGGTGAAGAAGCATCTCCGCGCCCAGGAAATCGCCTGGCAGAACCGTCTGCCCTGCATCTATCTGGTCGATTCCGGCGGCGCCTTCCTGCCGGCCCAGGACGAGGTCTTCCCGGACCGGGACCATTTTGGCCGGATCTTCTACAACCAGGCCAACATGTCGGCCGACGGCATCCCGCAGATCGCGGTGGTGATGGGGTCCTGTACGGCTGGCGGCGCCTATGTCCCGGCGATGTCCGACGAAAGCATCATCGTGAAGGAGCAGGGCACCATCTTTCTCGGCGGACCGCCGCTGGTGAAGGCCGCGACCGGCGAGGTGGTGAGCGCGGAGGATCTCGGCGGCGCCGACGTGCATTCCCGCATCTCCGGCGTCACCGACCATATCGCCAATGACGACACCCACGCGCTCGGCATCGCCCGGCGGATCGTCGGCAACCTGAACCGGGTGAAAAACCCCAACATCGCTGTCCGCGAGCCGGTCGAGCCACTCTATGACGCGGAAGAGATCTACGGTGTCGTTTCCGAGGACAGCCGCAAGCCCTTCGACGTGCGCGAAATCATCGCCCGCATCGTCGACGGCTCGGAGTTCGACGAGTTCAAGCCGCTCTACGGCACCACGCTGGTCACCGGCTTCGCCCATCTCTGGGGCTATCCGGTCGGCATCGTCGCCAACAACGGCATCCTCTTCTCAGAATCATCCCTTAAAGGCGCGCATTTCGTCGAGCTCTGCTGCCAGCGCGGCATCCCGCTCGTCTTCCTGCAGAACATCACCGGCTTCATGGTCGGGCGGAAATACGAGTCCGGCGGGATCGCCAAGGACGGCGCCAAGCTGGTGACGGCCGTCGCTTCCGCCAGGGTGCCGAAATTCACCGTGATCATCGGCGGCTCCTTCGGGGCGGGCAATTACGGCATGTGCGGGCGAGCCTATTCGCCGCGCATGCTCTATATGTGGCCGAACGCCCGGATCTCGGTCATGGGCGGCGAGCAGGCGGCGAACGTATTGGCCCAGGTGCGCCGCGACGGGCTCGAGGCCAAGGGCGAGAGCTGGCCGGAAGCCGAGGAAGAGGCTTTCAAGGCGCCGATCCGCGAGCAGTACGAGACCCAGGGCCATCCCTATTACGCGAGCGCCCGGCTCTGGGACGACGGCATCATCGATCCAGCCGACACCCGCACCGTGCTCGGGCTATCCATTTCCGCCTCGCTGAACCGCGAGATCGAGCCGACGAAATTCGGCATTTTCAGAATGTAG
- a CDS encoding isovaleryl-CoA dehydrogenase — MIPNDIPSLNYDLGETADMLRDAVRSFSADEIAPRAAEIDRTNEFPMDLWPKLGALGVLGVTVDEEYGGAGMGYLEHSVAMEEISRASASVGLSYGAHSNLCVNQIRLNGTEAQRRKYLPKLISGENVGALAMSEPGAGSDVVSMKLRAVKKGDRYVLNGNKMWITNGPDADTLVVYAKTDPDAHQHGITAFLIEKGFKGFSTAQKLDKLGMRGSNTCELVFEDCEVPEENVLGKLNGGVRVLMSGLDYERAVLAAGSLGIMQACMDIVVPYIHERKQFGKPIGEFQLMQGKIADMYVTMNSAKAYVYAVAKACDRGEVTRKDAAGAILYAAEKATWMALEAIQCLGGTGYINETATGRLLRDAKLYEIGAGTSEIRRMLIGRELFKETA, encoded by the coding sequence ATGATCCCGAACGATATTCCGTCCCTGAATTACGATCTGGGCGAGACCGCCGACATGCTGCGCGATGCGGTACGCTCTTTCTCGGCGGACGAAATCGCGCCGCGCGCCGCGGAGATCGATCGGACGAACGAGTTCCCGATGGATCTCTGGCCGAAGCTCGGTGCTCTCGGCGTGCTCGGCGTCACGGTCGACGAGGAATATGGCGGCGCGGGCATGGGCTATCTCGAACATTCCGTCGCTATGGAGGAGATCAGCCGTGCGTCCGCCTCGGTCGGGCTCAGCTACGGCGCCCACTCCAATCTCTGCGTCAACCAGATCCGCCTCAACGGCACGGAGGCGCAGAGGCGGAAGTACCTGCCGAAGCTGATCTCGGGCGAGAATGTTGGCGCGCTGGCGATGAGCGAGCCCGGCGCCGGTTCAGACGTGGTTTCGATGAAATTGCGCGCCGTGAAGAAAGGCGACCGCTACGTCCTCAACGGCAACAAGATGTGGATCACCAACGGTCCCGATGCCGACACGCTGGTGGTCTACGCCAAGACCGATCCGGACGCGCATCAGCACGGGATCACCGCCTTTCTGATCGAGAAGGGCTTCAAGGGGTTCTCTACGGCGCAGAAGCTGGACAAGCTCGGCATGCGCGGCTCGAACACCTGTGAGCTGGTGTTCGAGGATTGCGAGGTGCCGGAGGAGAACGTTCTCGGCAAGCTGAACGGCGGCGTCCGGGTGCTGATGAGCGGTCTCGACTACGAGCGCGCGGTGCTGGCCGCCGGATCGCTCGGCATCATGCAGGCCTGCATGGACATCGTCGTGCCCTACATCCACGAGCGCAAGCAGTTCGGCAAGCCGATCGGCGAGTTCCAGCTCATGCAGGGCAAGATCGCCGACATGTATGTGACGATGAATTCTGCAAAGGCCTATGTCTATGCGGTCGCCAAGGCCTGCGACCGTGGCGAGGTGACCCGCAAGGACGCGGCCGGCGCGATTCTTTACGCGGCGGAAAAGGCGACCTGGATGGCGCTGGAAGCGATCCAGTGCCTCGGCGGTACGGGCTACATCAACGAGACCGCGACGGGCCGCCTGCTGCGCGACGCCAAGCTCTACGAGATCGGCGCGGGAACCAGTGAGATCCGGCGCATGCTGATCGGCCGCGAGCTGTTCAAGGAAACCGCCTGA
- a CDS encoding enoyl-CoA hydratase/isomerase family protein, protein MQTEYRLQRPESLFVEDDAGVVTVTLNRPEIHNAFDEVLIKDLHALFRAMAGRGDVRVLVLTGAGTSFSAGGDLNWMKRAAEHTEHDNFEDAMRFSNMMDALYSLPMTTIAKVNGAAMGGGFGLCTCCDVAVASENASFALSEVRLGIIPGVISPYVIQAIGVREAHRWFQTGERIGAAEAQRIGIVHEVCPQDELDAAVDNMVGEILKSGPDAVRASKALLREIAGRELDDTTRRETAQRIAQQRASSEGREGLSAFLEKRKPNWISR, encoded by the coding sequence ATGCAGACCGAATACAGATTGCAGAGGCCGGAAAGCCTCTTCGTCGAGGACGATGCAGGCGTGGTGACCGTCACGCTCAACCGGCCCGAAATCCATAACGCCTTTGACGAGGTTCTCATCAAGGACCTGCACGCGCTGTTCCGTGCCATGGCCGGGCGCGGCGACGTCCGCGTGCTGGTTCTGACCGGCGCCGGAACCAGCTTCTCGGCGGGCGGCGACCTCAACTGGATGAAGCGCGCGGCGGAGCATACGGAGCACGACAATTTCGAGGACGCGATGCGTTTCTCGAACATGATGGACGCGCTCTACAGCCTGCCCATGACGACTATTGCCAAGGTGAACGGAGCGGCGATGGGCGGCGGTTTCGGACTTTGCACCTGCTGCGACGTCGCCGTTGCTTCGGAAAATGCGAGCTTCGCCCTTTCCGAGGTGCGGCTCGGGATCATTCCGGGCGTGATCAGCCCTTACGTGATCCAGGCCATCGGCGTGAGGGAAGCGCATCGCTGGTTTCAGACCGGCGAGCGGATCGGGGCGGCGGAGGCGCAGCGTATCGGCATCGTCCATGAGGTCTGCCCGCAGGATGAACTTGATGCCGCAGTCGACAACATGGTCGGCGAGATCCTGAAATCCGGTCCGGACGCGGTGCGTGCCTCGAAGGCGCTGCTCCGCGAGATCGCCGGGCGCGAACTGGACGACACCACGCGCCGGGAAACCGCGCAGCGGATCGCTCAACAGCGCGCCTCCAGCGAGGGACGGGAAGGGCTCTCGGCCTTTCTCGAGAAACGCAAACCGAACTGGATCTCCAGATGA
- a CDS encoding acetyl/propionyl/methylcrotonyl-CoA carboxylase subunit alpha, translated as MSGVRTIRTLLIANRGEIACRIARTAKGLGIRTVAVYSEADADALHVKTADTAYPIGPAEAAKSYLDIPRLIETAKRAGAEAIHPGYGFLSENAAFAKACAEAGIIFVGPDVPAIEAMGSKAAAKEIMSKAGVPLVPGYHGEDQDLAVLKKAAEEIGFPVLLKASAGGGGKGMRVVEAEKDLESAIAAAKREAAAAFGDDRLLIEKYLTRPRHVEMQVFADRLGNVVHLFERDCSVQRRHQKVVEEAPAPGLAEEVRAAMAEAAVNAAKAIDYVGAGTVEFIMDEGGGFYFMEMNTRLQVEHPVTEMITGQDLVAWQLRVAEGHPLPLSQEEIRREGHAVEVRLYAEDPARDFLPQTGTLSRLGFPGAGTGIRIDSGVVEGDSVSVHYDPMIAKLIAYGADRTEALRLLARALGTTRIGGLANNAGYLKRIVEHPAFLAGEVDTRFIERYGEDLRAEAGDPSMLHRIAAAALLESQRLRALEAARRSRDPFSPWALAHGWRLNDSPLHRMTLLSGGAEILLEYRLDAAGCRFEGDSDPVLVRVESDRDDLRVRVDGVPFDGEVRADGDSVTLFSNGAAHRYLLKSALASGADAGEDSGHVSAPMPGKLIAVQVTAGAQVAKGDPLMVLEAMKMEHVIRAPDDGVVAALHFAAGDQVEEGADLLLFEKAAEG; from the coding sequence ATGAGCGGCGTCCGGACCATCCGCACCCTGCTGATCGCCAACCGGGGCGAGATCGCCTGCCGTATCGCGAGGACCGCGAAGGGCCTCGGAATCCGCACTGTCGCCGTCTATTCGGAGGCGGATGCGGACGCGCTTCACGTAAAGACGGCGGACACCGCTTATCCGATCGGTCCGGCGGAGGCGGCGAAGTCCTATCTCGACATCCCGCGCCTGATCGAGACCGCGAAGCGCGCCGGCGCGGAGGCGATCCATCCCGGTTACGGGTTTCTCTCCGAGAATGCGGCTTTCGCGAAGGCCTGCGCCGAGGCCGGGATCATCTTTGTCGGCCCGGACGTCCCGGCGATCGAGGCGATGGGCTCGAAGGCGGCCGCCAAGGAAATCATGTCGAAGGCCGGCGTGCCGCTGGTGCCTGGCTATCATGGCGAGGATCAGGACCTCGCGGTGCTGAAGAAGGCTGCCGAGGAGATCGGCTTTCCCGTTCTGCTGAAGGCGAGCGCCGGCGGTGGCGGCAAGGGCATGCGTGTGGTCGAGGCGGAGAAGGATCTCGAATCGGCGATCGCCGCAGCGAAGCGCGAAGCGGCGGCGGCATTCGGCGACGACCGGCTGCTGATCGAGAAATACCTGACCCGCCCGCGCCATGTCGAAATGCAGGTCTTCGCCGACCGGCTTGGCAATGTGGTTCATCTCTTCGAGCGCGACTGCTCGGTGCAGCGCCGTCATCAGAAGGTGGTGGAGGAGGCGCCTGCGCCGGGCCTTGCCGAAGAGGTCCGCGCCGCGATGGCGGAGGCCGCGGTGAATGCGGCGAAGGCGATCGACTATGTCGGCGCCGGCACCGTCGAGTTCATCATGGACGAGGGCGGCGGCTTCTATTTCATGGAGATGAACACCCGCCTGCAGGTCGAGCACCCGGTAACGGAGATGATCACCGGGCAGGACCTTGTGGCTTGGCAGCTTCGCGTGGCCGAGGGACATCCCCTGCCGCTCTCCCAGGAGGAGATCCGGCGCGAGGGCCATGCGGTCGAGGTCCGGCTCTATGCCGAGGACCCGGCGCGCGATTTCCTGCCGCAGACCGGGACCCTGAGCAGGCTCGGCTTTCCCGGGGCGGGAACCGGGATTCGCATTGATAGCGGTGTCGTCGAGGGCGACTCGGTCTCGGTGCATTACGATCCGATGATCGCCAAGCTGATTGCCTATGGCGCGGACCGGACGGAGGCGCTGCGCCTGCTGGCCCGCGCGCTCGGCACGACCCGGATCGGCGGTCTCGCGAACAATGCCGGCTATCTGAAGCGGATCGTCGAGCACCCGGCCTTCCTCGCAGGCGAGGTGGATACACGTTTCATCGAACGCTACGGGGAAGATCTGCGGGCGGAGGCGGGTGACCCGTCGATGCTGCATCGGATCGCCGCCGCCGCTCTGCTCGAGTCGCAGCGGCTCAGGGCGCTCGAGGCCGCGCGCCGGAGCCGGGATCCGTTCTCGCCTTGGGCGCTGGCCCATGGCTGGCGTCTGAACGACTCGCCGTTGCATCGGATGACGCTTCTCTCCGGGGGCGCGGAAATCCTGCTGGAATACCGCCTCGATGCCGCTGGCTGCCGCTTTGAGGGAGACAGCGATCCCGTTCTCGTTCGTGTCGAAAGCGATCGGGACGACCTGCGGGTTCGGGTCGACGGCGTGCCGTTCGACGGCGAGGTGCGGGCGGACGGCGACAGCGTGACACTCTTTTCGAACGGCGCGGCGCACCGCTATCTTTTGAAATCCGCACTGGCCTCCGGCGCCGATGCGGGTGAGGATTCGGGCCATGTCTCAGCGCCGATGCCCGGCAAGCTGATCGCGGTACAGGTCACCGCGGGCGCGCAGGTCGCCAAGGGCGATCCGCTGATGGTGCTCGAGGCGATGAAGATGGAGCATGTGATCAGGGCGCCGGATGATGGCGTGGTCGCGGCGCTTCATTTCGCGGCCGGCGATCAGGTCGAGGAGGGCGCGGATCTGCTGCTCTTCGAGAAGGCCGCAGAGGGCTGA
- a CDS encoding PaaI family thioesterase: MNALRTPNPDFAARVRESFARQAFMTHIGAELTAVEAGSCEIVLPYREELTQQHGFFHGGVIGTLADNVCGYAAFTLAPADASILTVEYKMNIVSPGDGERLVARAKVVRPGRSLVVCQADIHVEKGGVEKLVATALGTLMLMHGRDDGPNVY; encoded by the coding sequence ATGAACGCGCTCCGCACCCCCAACCCCGACTTCGCCGCCCGCGTGCGCGAGAGTTTCGCCCGGCAAGCCTTCATGACGCATATCGGCGCCGAACTTACGGCGGTGGAGGCCGGAAGCTGCGAGATCGTACTGCCGTACCGCGAGGAGCTGACCCAGCAGCACGGCTTCTTCCATGGCGGCGTGATCGGAACGCTGGCGGACAATGTCTGCGGCTATGCCGCCTTTACGCTCGCCCCCGCCGATGCCAGCATCCTCACCGTCGAATACAAGATGAACATCGTTTCGCCCGGCGACGGGGAGCGGCTGGTTGCGCGGGCGAAGGTCGTCCGTCCCGGGCGTTCGCTGGTGGTCTGCCAGGCCGATATTCATGTCGAGAAAGGCGGGGTCGAGAAGCTGGTCGCCACCGCCCTCGGTACCCTGATGCTGATGCATGGCCGCGACGACGGCCCCAATGTCTACTGA
- a CDS encoding RidA family protein — MIGRRIYSGSPFEEMAGYARAVVDGNMVHVSGTTGFNPETMSFPDSVEEQAELCFHNIQRALVQADSHLDNLLRVRVYVASREEFDRIKPIIKKYCDAARPANTTIICDLAEEQMRVEVEVTAKTVYRPQGNER; from the coding sequence ATGATCGGCAGACGTATTTATTCCGGGTCGCCCTTCGAGGAGATGGCTGGTTACGCCCGCGCCGTCGTCGACGGCAACATGGTCCATGTCTCGGGGACCACGGGCTTCAATCCGGAGACCATGAGTTTCCCGGATAGCGTCGAGGAGCAGGCAGAGCTCTGCTTCCACAACATCCAGCGTGCCCTGGTACAGGCGGACAGCCATCTGGACAACCTGCTGCGGGTCCGGGTCTATGTCGCCAGCCGGGAGGAGTTCGACCGGATCAAACCGATCATCAAGAAATATTGCGACGCCGCTCGGCCGGCGAACACGACGATCATCTGCGATCTGGCCGAAGAACAGATGCGCGTCGAGGTCGAGGTGACGGCAAAGACCGTCTATCGGCCGCAGGGCAACGAACGCTGA
- a CDS encoding 2-hydroxychromene-2-carboxylate isomerase, which yields MTDSETGGDPILFYFDFSSPFAYLAANKINDVAKLYNREVDWRPTLLGAVFKLNGNKPLMDQPLKGEYARRDLARCARLMGLPMEMPESFPFLSVAAARAVWWLKGKDEALAQKVALALFNAAFQEAKAINSAEAVLEIAADCGVDADELKAALNDPEVKEKLKMEVDASIAAGVCGAPFFIVDGEPFWGADRIDHIEHWLSTGGW from the coding sequence ATGACCGACAGCGAAACGGGCGGAGACCCTATCCTCTTCTATTTCGATTTCTCCTCGCCCTTCGCCTATCTGGCGGCGAACAAGATCAACGACGTCGCCAAGCTCTACAACCGCGAGGTCGACTGGCGGCCGACGCTGCTCGGCGCGGTCTTCAAACTGAACGGCAACAAGCCGCTGATGGACCAGCCGCTGAAGGGCGAATATGCCCGCCGGGACCTCGCCCGCTGCGCCCGCCTGATGGGCCTGCCGATGGAAATGCCGGAAAGCTTCCCGTTCCTCTCCGTCGCCGCGGCGCGCGCCGTTTGGTGGCTGAAAGGCAAGGACGAAGCACTGGCGCAGAAGGTTGCGCTCGCCTTGTTCAACGCAGCGTTCCAGGAAGCGAAGGCGATCAACAGCGCCGAAGCCGTGCTCGAAATCGCAGCGGATTGCGGCGTCGATGCCGACGAGCTGAAGGCGGCTCTGAACGATCCGGAGGTGAAGGAAAAGCTGAAGATGGAAGTCGACGCCTCGATCGCCGCCGGCGTCTGCGGCGCGCCGTTCTTCATCGTCGACGGCGAACCCTTCTGGGGCGCGGACCGGATCGACCATATCGAACACTGGCTCAGCACCGGCGGCTGGTAG
- a CDS encoding DNA-3-methyladenine glycosylase I yields the protein MAIEHENGLVREADGKPRCWWCAGDDLYRHYHDTEWGQRVRDDRTLIEKICLEGFQSGLSWLTILRKRENFRAAFANFEIEKVAAFGEADIERCVQDAGIIRHRGKIVSTINNARRAIELIEKEGSLSDYVWQFRAQDRGLQRLDYAALRQITMSPESTALSKDLKKRGWSFVGPTTCYAFMQAMGMVDDHVEGCHVTVGERR from the coding sequence GTGGCCATCGAACACGAGAACGGCCTGGTCCGGGAAGCGGACGGCAAGCCCCGCTGCTGGTGGTGCGCCGGCGACGATCTTTACCGGCACTATCACGACACGGAATGGGGGCAACGGGTTCGGGACGACCGAACCCTGATCGAGAAGATTTGCCTCGAGGGCTTCCAGTCCGGTCTCTCCTGGCTGACCATCCTGCGCAAGCGGGAGAACTTCCGAGCGGCCTTCGCAAATTTCGAGATCGAGAAGGTGGCCGCGTTCGGGGAGGCCGATATCGAGCGCTGCGTGCAGGATGCCGGCATCATCCGGCACCGTGGCAAGATCGTCTCGACGATCAACAACGCGCGCCGCGCGATCGAGCTGATCGAGAAGGAGGGTTCGCTCTCCGACTACGTCTGGCAGTTTCGGGCGCAGGACCGCGGCCTCCAGCGGCTCGACTATGCCGCACTTCGGCAGATCACGATGTCACCGGAATCGACAGCACTCTCCAAGGACCTGAAGAAACGCGGCTGGAGCTTTGTCGGCCCGACCACCTGTTACGCATTCATGCAGGCCATGGGTATGGTCGATGATCATGTCGAGGGTTGCCACGTCACCGTCGGAGAGAGACGGTAA